One genomic segment of Suttonella sp. R2A3 includes these proteins:
- a CDS encoding electron transport complex subunit E encodes MNDEQRTLMHNGLWKNNPALVQILGLCPLLAVSNNTINALGLGIATLFVLILSNTLVAATRHWVRSEIRIPVFVLLIASAVTIAETLIQAFAYPLYQALGIYLALIVTNCAIIARAEAYAVKNSVPMAALDGAFMGVGFMWVLVLLGAMREILSQGTILAGADRLFGEGVDLTISVMNLESGIILAALPAGAFIGYGLLIAAKNAIDHYSGKRRVHLANPYTKTPTSIEHEQITR; translated from the coding sequence ATGAATGACGAACAACGCACGCTCATGCACAACGGCTTATGGAAGAATAACCCAGCGCTGGTGCAAATCCTTGGGCTGTGTCCGCTACTTGCGGTGTCAAATAACACGATCAACGCCCTCGGGCTTGGTATTGCAACGCTGTTTGTGTTGATCTTATCGAACACCCTGGTGGCGGCAACGCGGCATTGGGTGCGTAGCGAGATTCGTATTCCAGTGTTTGTGTTGCTGATTGCTTCAGCAGTAACGATTGCCGAAACCTTGATCCAGGCTTTTGCCTATCCGCTCTATCAAGCGCTCGGTATTTACTTAGCGCTGATTGTCACCAATTGCGCAATCATTGCGCGCGCCGAGGCATATGCAGTGAAAAACTCGGTACCGATGGCGGCGCTCGATGGCGCATTTATGGGCGTGGGCTTTATGTGGGTGCTGGTGCTATTGGGCGCGATGCGCGAAATCCTCAGTCAAGGGACGATTTTGGCTGGCGCAGACCGTTTATTTGGTGAAGGCGTTGATCTCACCATCAGCGTGATGAATTTAGAAAGCGGCATCATTTTAGCTGCCCTACCTGCTGGCGCGTTTATCGGCTATGGACTGCTGATTGCAGCGAAAAACGCCATTGATCATTACTCTGGTAAACGCAGAGTCCATCTCGCCAACCCTTATACCAAGACACCCACTTCGATTGAACACGAGCAAATCACTCGATGA
- a CDS encoding RnfABCDGE type electron transport complex subunit G — protein sequence MNRFIPSTITKPSLILGAFSAACLLAVSAIFFLVQPQIETQRTNALLAQFRAIAPEANIEAELLEHAELRTLNDHPIVVYALDNGAHFIKATTGKGYSGDITLLIGIEADNQTLLGVRTLAHKETPGLGDKIEARLSPWILAFDGRSLKDTRFSVRKDGGDFDAFTGATITPRAVTNLVGAILSDWYLENEHE from the coding sequence ATGAATCGCTTTATCCCCTCCACCATCACCAAACCGTCGCTGATCCTCGGCGCGTTTTCTGCGGCGTGTTTACTCGCGGTCAGCGCGATCTTTTTCCTCGTCCAGCCGCAAATTGAAACCCAGCGCACGAATGCCCTGCTCGCGCAGTTCCGCGCGATCGCGCCTGAGGCAAACATTGAAGCTGAGCTGCTTGAGCACGCTGAGCTGCGCACCTTAAACGACCACCCGATTGTCGTTTACGCACTCGATAATGGCGCGCATTTTATTAAGGCGACCACAGGAAAAGGCTACAGCGGCGATATCACCCTGCTGATCGGTATCGAAGCCGATAACCAAACCCTGCTTGGTGTGCGCACGTTGGCGCACAAGGAAACGCCAGGGCTCGGCGATAAAATCGAGGCGCGTCTTTCACCGTGGATTTTAGCGTTTGATGGCCGCTCACTTAAAGATACGCGCTTCAGTGTTCGTAAAGATGGTGGCGATTTTGACGCCTTTACTGGTGCCACGATCACCCCACGCGCGGTAACCAATTTGGTCGGTGCGATATTAAGCGATTGGTATTTGGAGAACGAGCATGAATGA
- a CDS encoding RnfABCDGE type electron transport complex subunit D, giving the protein MTSAPYIHIAPSMRSIMWRVCAGLLPGVALLIYFEGARWLGLLAFAAGVALLSEGVILLIRRKARLFGQLSDGSAVLSALLLVLCLPPSVPLWLIAIGIFFALVFGKQLYGGLGMNIFNPAMVGYCFLLVSFPVLMSQHSIDWLPLSSLWQSVDASTGATLLDTSRMDRIAGESIGTYNPWQASIMSVNLAWLAGGLWLAWQRCLDWRIVAGVLLGGFITAAMFWGIDGERYLDPITQLFSGALIFGACFIATDPVSAATTPLGRWVYALLIGVLTICIRNLGNFPDGVAFAVLLANACVPLIDPLTQPRYR; this is encoded by the coding sequence ATGACCAGCGCCCCATATATCCACATTGCCCCGTCTATGCGCAGCATTATGTGGCGCGTGTGCGCGGGGTTGTTGCCTGGTGTTGCGCTACTCATCTATTTCGAGGGCGCGCGCTGGCTGGGCCTGCTCGCCTTTGCCGCCGGTGTCGCACTACTCAGCGAAGGCGTGATCTTACTCATTCGCCGTAAGGCGCGTTTATTCGGTCAGTTAAGCGACGGTAGCGCAGTCTTAAGCGCCCTACTGCTCGTGCTCTGTCTGCCGCCTAGTGTGCCGCTGTGGCTGATCGCAATCGGGATATTTTTTGCCTTGGTCTTTGGCAAGCAACTCTACGGCGGCCTAGGGATGAATATCTTTAATCCGGCGATGGTCGGCTACTGCTTTTTGTTAGTCAGCTTCCCTGTACTGATGAGTCAGCACAGCATCGATTGGTTGCCGCTCTCAAGCCTGTGGCAATCAGTTGACGCCAGCACTGGCGCGACGCTACTCGATACCTCGCGTATGGACCGTATCGCCGGCGAGAGCATCGGGACATACAATCCGTGGCAGGCCTCAATCATGAGTGTAAATCTCGCATGGCTAGCTGGTGGCCTATGGCTCGCTTGGCAGCGCTGCCTTGACTGGCGGATTGTCGCTGGCGTCTTGCTCGGTGGATTTATCACTGCGGCGATGTTTTGGGGGATTGATGGCGAGCGCTATCTCGACCCGATCACCCAGCTCTTTAGCGGCGCACTAATTTTCGGCGCCTGCTTTATCGCCACCGACCCTGTATCAGCGGCAACCACACCGTTAGGGCGCTGGGTTTATGCGCTATTGATCGGTGTGCTGACCATTTGCATCCGCAACCTCGGTAATTTCCCTGATGGCGTGGCGTTTGCTGTGTTGCTCGCTAATGCCTGTGTGCCGCTGATTGACCCACTCACCCAACCCCGCTACCGCTGA
- the rsxC gene encoding electron transport complex subunit RsxC — protein sequence MRRLSDWFAQFKPSTKAFHGGLHVPAHKTQSTQKPSRAAVIAPILFVSLRQRDGKMQIPEVSVGDRVLRGQIISRPSSPASVPRHAPTSGTVQAIGQHADVHASNMSAQCIVIESDGKDEAQPPLADLSDYTAHSRDDLLARIQQCGIAGLGGAGFPTARKLQHTTRTLVINAAECEPYITCDDMQIRECSAEIIKGAQITAHILGAERILFGIEDDKPEAIETLKQAVLAADDPRISVQVVPTKYPSGNSRQLFELLLGVRVPPDQHATDFGLICHNSGTIKAIHDAIILGQPLIERYVSVTGEAIAKPQVLRARIGTPINALLAEAGGADDQARLLIGGPMMGYAISDYSAGLKKTTNCILLLPHTPSEVEEACIRCARCSDACPMELLPQQLYWYSRNEKHDQLAHYRLFDCIECGVCASVCPSNIPLVQYYRHSKADMRQASREQAHAERARKRHEAREARLEREKAEREARMAERRAHLHAKQNANNQNDQASNADDKQSAIEAAKARAAERRFKRQSNEGFDPTTQEQTSDSKKAAIEAAKERAAARRAERKKANSDETDSGTLGEKPREDKLAEARRQARQQQKAAESKTDNEAGSAAETDATEREDKLAAAKAKAEARRKARQQQKTAENKTDNADDVDAAEREDKLAAAKAKAEARRQARQQQKAAESKTDNKAESANNVEATEREDKLAAAKAKAEARRQARQQQKAAESKTDNKAESANNVEATEREDKLAAAKAKAEARRKVRQQQKTAENKTDNKAESANDVEATEREDKLAAAKAKAEARRKAREQRKES from the coding sequence ATGAGACGGTTAAGCGATTGGTTTGCCCAGTTCAAACCAAGTACTAAAGCATTTCACGGCGGGCTACATGTACCGGCGCATAAAACGCAATCAACTCAGAAACCAAGCCGCGCTGCCGTAATCGCGCCGATACTTTTTGTCTCGTTACGCCAACGCGACGGAAAAATGCAGATTCCTGAGGTCAGCGTCGGTGATCGTGTGTTGCGTGGGCAAATTATCAGCCGCCCAAGCTCACCAGCGTCTGTGCCACGTCATGCACCGACTTCGGGCACCGTACAAGCGATTGGCCAACATGCCGATGTGCACGCCTCAAATATGTCCGCGCAGTGTATTGTGATTGAATCAGACGGCAAAGACGAAGCGCAGCCGCCACTGGCGGATTTAAGCGATTACACCGCGCATTCGCGCGACGACCTGCTCGCGCGCATCCAGCAATGCGGTATTGCTGGCTTAGGTGGCGCAGGCTTTCCTACCGCACGCAAACTCCAACACACCACGCGCACACTGGTGATCAACGCCGCTGAATGTGAACCGTATATCACCTGCGACGACATGCAGATTCGTGAGTGCAGCGCTGAAATCATTAAAGGCGCTCAAATCACCGCACATATCTTGGGCGCAGAGCGGATTCTCTTTGGTATCGAAGACGACAAACCCGAAGCGATCGAGACCTTAAAACAAGCCGTCCTTGCTGCCGATGATCCACGTATTAGCGTGCAAGTCGTGCCAACCAAATACCCATCAGGGAATTCACGGCAGTTATTCGAGTTGCTGCTTGGGGTACGTGTGCCACCCGATCAGCATGCCACCGATTTTGGCCTGATTTGCCATAACAGCGGCACCATCAAAGCGATCCACGATGCGATCATCCTCGGTCAGCCGTTGATTGAGCGCTATGTGAGCGTGACCGGTGAAGCGATTGCTAAACCGCAAGTGTTGCGTGCACGCATCGGCACACCGATTAACGCCTTGCTCGCCGAAGCTGGCGGCGCCGATGATCAGGCTCGGTTGCTGATTGGTGGCCCGATGATGGGCTATGCGATCAGCGACTACAGCGCCGGGCTTAAAAAAACCACTAACTGCATCCTGCTCTTGCCCCACACGCCCAGCGAGGTGGAAGAGGCGTGCATCCGCTGCGCCCGCTGTAGCGACGCCTGCCCTATGGAGTTATTACCGCAGCAGCTCTATTGGTATTCGCGCAACGAAAAACACGATCAATTAGCGCATTACCGACTGTTTGATTGTATCGAATGCGGGGTGTGCGCCAGCGTGTGTCCGTCGAATATTCCGTTGGTGCAGTACTATCGCCATAGCAAAGCCGATATGCGCCAGGCCTCGCGCGAACAAGCGCACGCTGAGCGCGCACGCAAACGCCATGAAGCGCGCGAAGCCCGCCTTGAGCGCGAAAAAGCCGAACGTGAAGCGCGTATGGCTGAGCGACGTGCCCACCTACACGCCAAACAAAATGCTAATAACCAAAATGATCAAGCCAGCAACGCAGACGATAAACAAAGCGCGATCGAAGCGGCAAAAGCACGCGCTGCCGAGCGCCGATTCAAGAGACAAAGCAATGAAGGCTTCGACCCAACTACACAAGAGCAAACCAGCGACAGCAAAAAAGCAGCGATTGAAGCGGCTAAAGAACGCGCCGCAGCTAGACGTGCTGAGCGCAAAAAAGCCAACAGTGATGAAACGGATTCTGGCACTTTAGGCGAAAAACCTCGCGAAGACAAATTAGCTGAGGCGCGCCGTCAAGCACGTCAGCAGCAAAAAGCCGCTGAGAGTAAAACAGATAATGAAGCAGGTAGCGCGGCTGAAACCGATGCTACCGAACGTGAGGATAAACTAGCGGCCGCGAAAGCAAAAGCTGAGGCCCGCCGTAAAGCACGTCAACAGCAAAAGACGGCTGAAAATAAAACAGATAACGCAGACGACGTTGACGCTGCCGAGCGTGAAGACAAACTAGCGGCTGCGAAAGCAAAAGCCGAAGCGCGCCGTCAAGCGCGTCAGCAGCAAAAAGCCGCTGAGAGTAAAACAGATAATAAAGCAGAGAGCGCGAACAACGTTGAGGCTACCGAACGTGAGGATAAACTAGCGGCTGCGAAAGCAAAAGCCGAAGCGCGCCGTCAAGCGCGTCAGCAGCAAAAAGCCGCTGAGAGTAAAACAGATAATAAAGCAGAGAGCGCGAACAACGTTGAGGCTACCGAACGTGAGGATAAACTAGCGGCCGCGAAAGCAAAAGCTGAAGCGCGCCGTAAAGTACGTCAACAGCAAAAGACGGCTGAAAATAAAACAGATAATAAAGCAGAGAGCGCGAACGACGTTGAGGCTACCGAGCGTGAAGACAAACTAGCGGCCGCAAAAGCCAAAGCTGAAGCGCGCCGTAAAGCGCGAGAACAAAGGAAGGAATCATGA
- the rsxB gene encoding electron transport complex subunit RsxB, translated as MIWIMIGLVALIVIIALCGALLGFFAVRFKTDEDPLVEKIDAILPQTQCGQCGYPGCKPYAKAIADGEADINQCPPGGQEGVEKLADLLGVEAKPLNESHGEEKAPEVAYIIEDWCIGCTRCIKACPVDAILGANQKMHTIISDECTGCELCVDPCPVDCIIMVPRPSGADEWVPPKPGEKS; from the coding sequence ATGATATGGATCATGATTGGTCTTGTTGCGCTGATCGTGATCATCGCGCTATGCGGCGCCCTGCTCGGCTTTTTTGCTGTCCGCTTTAAAACCGATGAAGATCCGTTGGTGGAAAAAATTGATGCGATCTTGCCACAAACGCAATGTGGTCAGTGCGGCTATCCGGGGTGTAAACCGTATGCCAAAGCGATCGCCGATGGCGAGGCAGATATCAATCAATGCCCACCCGGTGGCCAGGAAGGCGTGGAAAAGCTCGCCGATTTGCTCGGCGTGGAAGCCAAACCACTTAATGAAAGCCACGGTGAAGAAAAAGCGCCGGAAGTCGCCTACATTATCGAGGATTGGTGTATTGGTTGCACGCGCTGCATCAAAGCGTGTCCGGTCGATGCAATTTTAGGTGCGAACCAGAAAATGCACACCATTATCAGCGACGAATGCACCGGCTGCGAGCTGTGCGTCGATCCGTGTCCAGTCGATTGCATCATTATGGTGCCGCGTCCGAGCGGTGCAGATGAATGGGTGCCACCGAAACCTGGAGAAAAGTCTTGA
- the rsxA gene encoding electron transport complex subunit RsxA: protein MEHYLGIIFATVLVNNFVLSQFLGLCPFMGVSRKMDTALGMGFATAFVLTLASVSAYLIDKYLLVPYGIEYLRTISFIVAIAVLVGLTELFIAKTSPLLHRVLGVYLPLITTNCAVLGVALLNSATQHNLLESAVYGFGAAVGFSLVLALFAAMRERLEAADVPRFFKGSPIALITAGIMAIAFMGFGGWV, encoded by the coding sequence GTGGAACACTATCTCGGGATCATTTTTGCCACGGTTCTGGTAAATAACTTCGTTCTCAGCCAGTTTCTTGGTCTGTGTCCGTTTATGGGCGTATCGCGCAAAATGGACACCGCGCTCGGCATGGGTTTTGCCACCGCATTTGTGCTTACGCTCGCCTCAGTGAGCGCGTACTTAATCGATAAATACCTGCTCGTGCCCTATGGCATCGAATACTTACGCACCATCAGCTTTATTGTCGCAATCGCTGTGTTAGTCGGGCTCACTGAATTATTTATCGCCAAAACCAGTCCGCTGCTGCACCGCGTGCTCGGCGTGTACTTACCGCTCATCACCACCAATTGTGCGGTGCTTGGCGTGGCACTCTTAAATAGCGCCACCCAGCATAACCTGCTCGAATCCGCCGTCTATGGCTTTGGCGCTGCGGTTGGCTTTTCTTTAGTACTCGCCCTGTTCGCCGCCATGCGCGAACGCTTAGAAGCCGCTGATGTACCGCGCTTCTTCAAAGGCTCACCGATTGCGCTGATCACTGCCGGGATTATGGCGATCGCCTTCATGGGCTTTGGAGGCTGGGTATGA
- a CDS encoding porin codes for MKKSLIALAVAAGSIAAVQADTTTLYGSLGYSISVADSTGEGKTAVDKLQENVWDLQTTTSKIGVKGTEDLGNGLQAFFKFEGTGALADSRYAYIGLKGDFGTVTIGRQDSVWKLATTYNDIFNDVYFKGHMGTGRVPKAISYVSPSMGGLNLAGAIILDGDASVIKTSDNKGVDAYQIGALYNNNGLFAGAAYHFQHGDASSPKATTEFVGLNIGYSNDTFKVGFGAEHQASADEYYNLAGEYYFGQNTLRAGIGYETNDDKDLEIALGYQYNLSQRTYAWVEGTYLKSDADAKDGNYKALVGIRHDF; via the coding sequence ATGAAAAAATCATTGATCGCATTAGCAGTTGCTGCAGGCTCAATCGCCGCGGTACAAGCTGATACTACAACTTTATACGGTTCACTCGGCTACTCAATCTCTGTTGCTGACAGCACTGGCGAAGGCAAAACTGCTGTAGACAAACTCCAAGAAAACGTTTGGGATCTACAAACTACCACTAGCAAAATTGGTGTTAAAGGCACTGAAGACTTAGGTAACGGTTTACAAGCTTTCTTCAAATTTGAAGGTACAGGCGCTTTAGCTGACAGTCGTTATGCTTACATCGGTTTGAAAGGTGACTTCGGTACGGTAACCATCGGTCGTCAAGACAGCGTATGGAAATTAGCGACCACTTATAACGACATTTTCAATGATGTTTACTTCAAAGGCCACATGGGCACAGGTCGTGTACCTAAAGCAATCAGCTATGTATCTCCAAGCATGGGTGGCTTGAACTTAGCTGGCGCGATCATCCTTGATGGCGACGCTTCAGTTATCAAAACCTCTGACAACAAAGGTGTTGATGCTTACCAAATCGGCGCGTTGTACAACAACAACGGCTTGTTCGCTGGTGCAGCTTACCACTTCCAGCACGGTGATGCTAGCAGTCCTAAAGCGACAACTGAGTTTGTTGGCCTGAACATTGGTTACTCAAACGACACGTTTAAAGTAGGCTTTGGTGCTGAACACCAAGCAAGCGCTGATGAGTACTACAACTTAGCTGGTGAGTACTACTTCGGTCAAAACACTTTGCGTGCAGGTATTGGCTACGAAACTAATGACGATAAAGATTTAGAAATCGCATTAGGCTACCAGTACAACTTGAGCCAGCGTACTTACGCTTGGGTTGAAGGTACTTACCTCAAGTCTGACGCTGACGCAAAAGATGGCAACTACAAAGCATTGGTTGGTATCCGCCACGATTTCTAA
- a CDS encoding YdcH family protein encodes MLHEYRELIAELKQSDNHFAKLFNEHNELDEEVNRLENDPVAVSRHDEIEQKKRRKLKLKDEIYDILRDTERNRNS; translated from the coding sequence ATGTTGCATGAATACCGCGAGTTAATTGCCGAACTCAAGCAAAGCGACAACCATTTCGCGAAGTTGTTTAACGAACACAACGAGCTTGATGAAGAAGTTAATCGCCTGGAAAATGACCCAGTTGCGGTCAGTCGTCACGACGAAATTGAACAAAAAAAGCGCCGCAAACTGAAATTAAAAGATGAAATTTACGACATCTTGCGTGACACCGAGCGAAACCGCAACAGCTAA
- the gatA gene encoding Asp-tRNA(Asn)/Glu-tRNA(Gln) amidotransferase subunit GatA, which translates to MHQHSVAELSRLLAQGETSAEALCEHYLARIQEHDSALNSFIRVEAEHAKQAARESDKRRATGKALSPLDGIPMAHKDLFCTKNIPTTAASKMLESFVPSYSATIVEHLERAGAVMLGKLSMDEFAMGSSNERSYFGAVKNPWNHEHIPGGSSGGSAAAVAARLVPYATGSDTGGSIRQPAAFCGVTGIKPTYGTLSRYGMIAFASSLDQPGPLAASAEDLALILNQMSGFDPKDSTASRQTHTVFDGELDRPLQGLTIGLPKAYFADLDPTMSERIHAVAKQYEALGATLKDITLEYNDVAIATYYLIASAEASSNLSRYDGVRYGYRCDSPKDLLDLYQRSRGEGFGDEVKRRIMIGTHALSAGYYDAYYEQARRARRAILDDFNAAFNEVDVILGPTTPTPAFKLGDKTDDPVQMFLGDLYTVSVNLAGLPAISHPAGFINGLPVGAQLIGAHFSEPRLLSIAHQYQQVNNDHRKLPEAHQ; encoded by the coding sequence ATTCACCAACACAGCGTCGCCGAGCTCAGCCGCTTGTTAGCACAAGGCGAAACCAGCGCCGAAGCGCTTTGCGAACATTACCTCGCGCGCATCCAAGAACACGACAGCGCGCTCAACAGCTTCATCCGCGTTGAAGCAGAACACGCCAAACAAGCCGCGCGCGAATCGGATAAGCGTCGCGCTACCGGCAAAGCCCTTTCGCCACTCGATGGCATCCCGATGGCGCACAAAGACCTCTTTTGCACCAAAAATATCCCAACCACTGCCGCCTCAAAAATGCTCGAAAGTTTTGTACCTTCTTATAGTGCAACGATTGTTGAGCACCTTGAGCGCGCCGGCGCAGTGATGCTCGGCAAACTCTCGATGGACGAATTCGCGATGGGCTCATCGAACGAGCGCAGTTATTTTGGCGCGGTCAAAAACCCCTGGAATCACGAGCACATTCCCGGTGGCTCATCGGGCGGTTCGGCAGCCGCGGTTGCCGCGCGTTTAGTGCCGTATGCGACCGGCTCGGATACCGGCGGCTCGATCCGCCAACCGGCGGCTTTTTGTGGCGTGACCGGCATCAAACCGACTTATGGCACGCTCTCGCGCTACGGCATGATCGCCTTTGCCTCAAGCCTCGATCAGCCTGGACCACTGGCGGCAAGCGCCGAAGACCTCGCGCTGATCTTAAACCAAATGAGCGGCTTTGATCCCAAAGACTCAACCGCCAGCCGACAAACCCACACTGTTTTTGATGGTGAACTCGATCGCCCCTTACAAGGACTGACGATTGGCCTACCGAAAGCGTATTTCGCCGACCTTGACCCAACAATGAGTGAGCGCATTCACGCAGTGGCGAAACAATACGAAGCGCTCGGCGCGACGCTCAAAGACATCACCTTAGAGTATAACGACGTCGCGATCGCCACCTATTATCTAATCGCCAGCGCAGAAGCTTCATCGAACCTCTCGCGTTATGACGGCGTACGCTATGGTTATCGCTGCGACTCCCCGAAAGACTTACTCGATCTCTATCAGCGCAGCCGCGGTGAAGGCTTTGGCGATGAAGTGAAACGCCGGATTATGATCGGCACCCACGCGCTATCGGCTGGCTACTACGACGCATACTACGAACAAGCGCGCCGCGCACGTCGCGCGATCCTGGACGATTTCAACGCCGCGTTTAATGAGGTCGATGTGATCCTCGGCCCGACCACACCAACCCCGGCATTTAAGCTAGGGGATAAAACCGACGATCCGGTGCAGATGTTCTTAGGCGACTTATATACGGTATCAGTCAACCTCGCAGGCCTGCCAGCAATCAGTCACCCGGCCGGCTTTATTAACGGACTCCCAGTGGGTGCGCAGTTAATCGGCGCGCACTTTAGCGAACCGCGCCTGCTCTCAATCGCCCATCAATACCAACAGGTCAATAACGATCACCGCAAGCTACCCGAGGCGCATCAATAA
- the gatC gene encoding Asp-tRNA(Asn)/Glu-tRNA(Gln) amidotransferase subunit GatC translates to MSNLDRDTIAKTAALARLALSEEQQTRLMQELGDIFDLCETINRDDIRAKAPLAHPLGEKQRLRADEATKRDMHASIAENAPYAEDGFITVPKVIE, encoded by the coding sequence ATGAGCAACCTCGACCGCGACACTATTGCCAAAACCGCCGCGCTTGCCCGCCTTGCGTTGAGCGAAGAGCAACAAACCCGCCTGATGCAAGAATTAGGCGACATCTTTGATCTATGCGAAACGATTAACCGCGATGACATTCGCGCCAAAGCACCGCTCGCCCACCCATTAGGCGAAAAGCAACGCCTGCGCGCCGATGAAGCCACCAAGCGCGACATGCACGCAAGCATCGCCGAAAACGCGCCATACGCCGAAGATGGCTTTATCACCGTCCCGAAAGTGATTGAATAA
- a CDS encoding rod shape-determining protein: MAFKWLSSLFSSDLSIDLGTANTLVYVRDEGLVLDEPSVVAIAEDQDGRKKIVAYGTQAKQMLGRTPGNLTTVRPLQDGVIADYKITSMMLTHFIKQAHGRRGLFKPSPRILVCVPSGATQVEKRAIRDAAEAAGARDVFLIQEPMAAAIGAGIPVDEAYGSMVIDIGGGTSEVAVISLNGIVYSASVRIGGDKFDSAIIDYVRRNFGIIIGLPTAERIKKEIGCAYPSSEILELEVRGTNQQEGAPRSFTINSNEVLEALQEPLGGIVRAIKQALELTPPELAADVADRGIVLTGGGALLRDLDRLLMEETRLNVVVAEDPLTCVARGGGKVLELLDQRGVASFLMN; encoded by the coding sequence ATGGCTTTTAAATGGTTGAGTAGTCTGTTTTCCAGCGATTTATCGATCGATCTGGGGACAGCGAATACGTTGGTTTATGTGCGTGATGAGGGCTTGGTGCTTGATGAGCCGTCGGTAGTGGCGATTGCTGAAGATCAGGATGGGCGCAAGAAAATTGTCGCTTACGGCACACAGGCGAAACAAATGCTTGGGCGTACGCCGGGCAATTTGACCACGGTGCGTCCATTGCAAGATGGCGTGATCGCTGATTATAAAATCACTTCGATGATGCTGACGCATTTTATCAAACAGGCGCATGGGCGGCGTGGGCTGTTTAAGCCGAGTCCGCGGATTCTGGTGTGTGTGCCATCAGGAGCTACGCAGGTAGAGAAACGCGCGATTCGAGATGCAGCAGAAGCGGCCGGTGCGCGCGATGTGTTTTTAATCCAAGAGCCGATGGCGGCTGCGATTGGCGCCGGGATTCCGGTGGATGAGGCCTACGGTTCGATGGTGATCGATATTGGTGGTGGGACCTCGGAAGTTGCGGTTATTTCGTTAAACGGGATTGTTTATTCGGCGTCGGTGCGTATTGGTGGCGATAAGTTTGACAGCGCGATTATCGATTATGTGCGGCGTAATTTCGGGATTATTATTGGCTTGCCGACCGCAGAGCGGATTAAAAAAGAGATTGGCTGTGCGTATCCGAGCAGTGAGATTTTAGAGCTTGAGGTGCGCGGCACCAATCAACAAGAAGGCGCACCACGCAGCTTTACGATTAACTCGAATGAAGTACTGGAAGCGCTGCAAGAGCCTTTAGGCGGTATTGTTCGCGCGATTAAACAGGCGCTGGAGCTCACTCCTCCAGAGCTTGCCGCGGATGTCGCTGACCGTGGGATTGTGCTGACTGGTGGCGGCGCGCTGTTGCGCGATTTAGACCGTTTGCTGATGGAAGAAACGCGGCTTAATGTGGTGGTCGCTGAAGATCCGCTAACCTGTGTGGCACGTGGCGGTGGGAAAGTATTGGAGTTGCTCGATCAGCGCGGTGTAGCGTCATTTTTGATGAATTAA